The nucleotide window GTCCTGCGTGCCCCTGAAACACCACCGGCGCGGACCACCTCCCGGCCTTCCGGGAGGCGCCGCGCCGGCGCGTGGGACACCCTGGGGGCGACAGGCCGACTAGACGTTGGCCTCCGCCGCGCCGTGGCACTTCTTGTACTTGCGGCCGCTGCCGCAGGGGCAGGGATCATTGCGGCCCACGCGGGGGCCCTGCTGGGCCGCCGGAGGACGGGCCGCCTGGGCGACGGAGGCCTCGTCCAGCTTGCCCTCCGCCGTGCCGCGTCCCTCCACCGCCTTGCGCTGCTGCTGGGCCAGCTGCCGCTGGATGCGGACGGCCTCTTCCTCGGCGCTGCTGGCCGAGCGCGGCTGCACGCGCATGAGCTGGGAGACGAACTGCGCCTTGATGGAGGACAGGGTCTGGATGAAGCCCTGGTAGCCCTCGCGCTTGTACTCCTGCTTCGGGTCCTTCTGGCCGTAGCCACGCAGGCCGATGCCCTGGCGCAGGTGGTCCATGCCCAGCAGGTGCTCCTTCCAGAGCCGGTCGATGGTCGCCAGGTAGTTGTACTGGAGGAAGCGCAGGAAGTTCTCGCCGAACTCCTCGTCGCGCGAGCGGAAGACCTTCTCCGCCGCCCGGTAGATGTGGTCCTGGAGCTCGTCGCGGTTGCCGACGTTGTCGAAGTTCATGTCCAGGTCGAACGTCTCCTTCACCGTCCTGGTGAGGGAGTCCAGGTCCCACCCTTCCGAGCTCTTCGTCGGCGCGTACGTGTCCACCGTGGAGACGATGACGTCCTCCACCGCGTCCAGCACCATCTCCTTGAAGTCCGCCCAGCTCACCATCCGCTCGGAGCGGCTCTTCACCCGCGTCTTCGGGTCCTCGGTGAACTCCACGAGCGGCAGGCCCGCGCCCGCGGCCAGCACCTGACGACGCAGCTTGTAGATGGTGCGCCGCTGCTGGTTCATCACGTCGTCGTACTCGAGCAGGTTCTTGCGGATGTCGAAGTTGTGTCCCTCGACGCGCTTCTGGGCCCCCTCGATGGCGCGGGTGAGCCAGATGTGCTCGATGACCTCGCCCTCCTCCATGCCCAGCCGCTCCATCAGCCCCTGGATGCGCTCGGAGCCGAAGATGCGCATCAGGTCATCCTCGAGGGAGAGGAAGAACCGGCTGCCACCCGGGTCACCCTGACGACCGGCGCGGCCACGCAGCTGGTTGTCCACGCGGCGCGACTCGTGGCGCTCGGTGCCGATGATGAACAGGCCGCCGGCCGCCATCACCTCCTCGCGCTCCTTCTTGGTCTCCGCCTCCAGCTTCACCTGCGTGTCGGCGAGCTTCTGCTCCCACTCGGCCAGGGCCTGCTGGTACGCGGCCTGCGGGTCCGGCTGGGCGACCGCGCCCTCGACGGGGGCCTGAGGGGCCACGGGCGGAGGGGCCTCCGGCGGGGGGCCCACGGCCGCCTTCGCCAGCACCTCCGCGTTGCCGCCCAGGAGGATGTCCGTGCCGCGGCCGGCCATGTTGGTGGAGATGGTGACCGCGCCCTTGCGGCCCGCCTGCGCGACGATGTCCGCCTCGCGCTGGTGCTGCTTGGCGTTGAGCACGTTGTGGGGGACGCCCCGCTTCTTCAGGAAGTTGGACACCACCTCGCTCTTCGCGATGGAGACCGTGCCCACGAGCACCGGCTGCCCCACCTTGTGCAGCTCTTCGATCTGCGCGGCCACCGCCTCGAACTTCTCGCGCTCCGTCTTGTAGACCACGTCCCCCATGTCCTTGCGGATGTTGGCGCGGTTGGTGGGGATGACGCGCACGTCCAGGCTGTAGATCTTCGCGAACTCCTCCGCCTCCGTGTCCGCGGTGCCCGTCATGCCGGACAGCTTGGAGTACATGCGGAAGTAGTTCTGGAACGAGACGGTCGCCAGCGTCTGGTTCTCGTTCTCGATCTTCACGCCCTCCTTGGCTTCAATCGCCTGGTGGAGGCCGTCGGACCAGCGGCGGCCCGGCATCTGGCGGCCGGTGAACTCGTCGACGATGACGACCTCGCCGTCCTTCACCACGTAGTCCTTGTCGCGCTTGTAGAGCGTGTGCGCGCGCAGGCCCTGCTCGACGTGGTGGAGCGTTTCAATCTCACCCGGGTCGTACAGGTTGGAGACGCCCAGCCGCTTCTGGAGCTTGTCGATGCCGTCGTCCGTCAGCGACACGGAGCGGTGCTTCTCGTCCAGGGTGAAGTCCTGGTCCGGGACGAGGCCGGGGATGACCTGGTCCACCCGGTAGTACTTGTCCGTGCTGTCCTCGGTGGGACCGGAGATGATGAGCGGCGTGCGGGCCTCGTCGATGAGGATGGAGTCCACCTCGTCGACGATGGCGTAGTTCAGCTCGCGCTGGACGTAGTCCTGCAAGCGGAACTTCATGTTGTCGCGCAGGTAGTCGAAGCCGAACTCGTTGTTCTGCCCGTACGTGATGTCCGAGCGGTACGCCTCCTGGCGCTGCTTGTCGGACAGCTCGTGGAGCACGCAGCCGGTCGTCATGCCCATGAACTTGTAGACCCGCCCCATCCACTCCGCGTCGCGGCGGGCGAGGTAGTCGTTCACCGTCACCACGTGCACCCCGCGCCCGGACAGGGCGTTGAGGTAGCTGGGCAGCGTGGCCGTCAGCGTCTTGCCTTCACCGGTGCGCATCTCCGCGATGCACCCCTCGTGGAGGAACATGCCGCCGATGAGCTGCACGTCGTAGTGGCGCTGGCCGATGACCCGGCGCGAGCCCTCGCGGATGAGCGCGAAGGCCTCGAACAGCATGCTGTCGAGCGGACGTCCGTTTTGAATCTCCTGCTTCAGCCGAGCCGTCTCGGCAGGAAAGTCCTCGTCCTTGAGGGCCCGCATCCGGCTTTCCAGCTCGTTGATGCGGATGACCTTCTCGCGGGCCTTCTTGAGCTCACGCTCATTCTTGGTCCCGATGAGCTTCTTCAGCGTCCATTCGATCATTCGTTGACTCTCTCGCGGCCGGAGAATCCTCGAAGGACGGCGGCGAGTGAAGGGAAATCCCTGGAGATGTAAGGGAGGGCTGGTGGGAAACCACGCGCGCCTCCGTAAACTTCCTCTCGGCCGGTTGCCCAGCGCGCATCGGTTCAGAGTAAAGCGGAACCGAGCCCACGCAATGTCCCCTTCACGAAATCCCCGCCGCCGGCCTGTCCGGGGCGCTTCCTCCAAGCCCCCCGCGCGCCGCCCCGGCCCTCCGCCCTCCAGGAAGCCCTCCCCCCCAAAGGCCCAGGCAGCCCCCGCGCGCCCCACGCCGCCCCCCGCCCCACCGAGGGCGCGGATTCCCTCCATGCCCGCACAGACGCAGCCGCCGGTTGCCGGGCGCTGGCTGTGGACGTGCCGGGCGGGCTTCGAGTCGCACCTCTTCGAGGAGCTCGCCTGGGCGGGAGCGGCCCCCCGGCTGCTGGGAGACGCGCTGGTGGAGAGCGAGCGGAGCCCGAGCCCTCCTCCGGCCTTCGCGCGGGCCGGCTACCAGGTGGTCGCCTCCCTGCCTCCTGGCGCGCCCGAGGTCCTGGCGGAGGCGGCGGCCCGGTCCATCGGCGTCCTTCCTGGCGCGGGCCCCTGGGTCCTCCAGTCCTTCACGCCCGACAGCCCCCGGGGCAATCCGCTGGCGACGACGGCGGAGGCGCTGGAGGCGGCGGTGAAGGCGCGGCTCCCCTCGGAGCGGCTGCTCGAGGACGGCGGGCGGGCGAAGGAGTCGGGCGCGCGGCTCGTCGCGCTCTGCGTCGCTCCGGACGGGGTGACGGTGGTGGGCAGCGTCTTCGCGCGGGAGGCCCTGTCGCTGGCTCCTGGTGGGCGCAGGCGCATGCGCCGCGAGGTCGAGTCCCCCTCGCGGGCGGCCATGAAGCTGGAGGAGGCGCTGGACGGGCTGGCCTTCGAGCCGGGGCGCGGCGACGTCTGCGTGGACCTGGGCGCGGCGCCGGGTGGGTGGACGCAGCGGCTGGTGGCCCGGGGCGCGCGGGTGGTGGCGGTGGACCCGGCGAAGCTGATGCCGGAGCTGGCCTCCCATGGCCGGGTGAAGCACGTGCAGGAGAGCGCCTTCGCCTACGCGCCCGAGGAGCCCGCCGACTGGCTCTTCTGCGACATGGCCTGGCGCCCGCTGGAGGTGGCGCAGCTGCTCGCCAAGTGGGGGCGCCGGGGTTGGGCGAGCCATCTGGTGGCCAACATCAAGCTGCCCATGAAGGACAAGAACCCCGTCCTGGTGCGCGTGCGGCACACGCTCGTCGAGGAAGGCGGCTGGGAGGGCCTCACCGTCCGCCAGCTCTACCATGACCGGGACGAGGTGACGGTGACGGCCCACCGGCTTCGCTGACAGTCGGGCGGGAAGCGCCTGCGCGCGGGCGCGTGACGCGCTAGAGAAGCGCGTGAGATGCCCTATCCGCTCGATGACGCCACCGCCACCGCCCTCATCGCCCTGCACCCCTGGGTGCTGACCCGCTCGCCCCAGGCCCCCGTGCAGGCCGCCGTCGAGGCGCTCCTCCAGGCCGAGCAGGCCCGGCGCGGCCACCCCGACGCGAAGACGGGCGCGCTCCAGGTGCCCGCCCTCACCCAGGGCAGCCTCCTGAAGGAGGAGTATGACCTGTCCACCCACGCCCACCACGACGGCTGGCGCGTGGGGGCCGTCATCGCCGACGTGAAGGGCATGATTTCGCACAACGCGCGCTTCGGCTTCGCCGTGGGCGACGCGATTCTGCGCGCCACCGTGGAGTCGCTCGCCGCGCAGTACCCGGGCGCCAAGGTGATTCGCCTGCACCCGGATGCCTTCGCGGCGCTGCTCGTCCCCACCTCGCAGCTCACGGTGAAGGAGGACCTGGCGGGCCCCACCCACGAGCGCCTCGTGCGCGATGTGCGCCGCGTGCTGCCCGAGGGCACGCCCGACGCCGAGGTGCCGGAGTGGACGGTGAGCCTGCTGGAGGTGACGGTGGACGCGCCCTCGCACTGGCAGGTGCTCGGGCCGCTCATCTGGGCCGAGTTGGAGCGCGCGCACGTCATGCAGCGCAGCGGCAGGGCCGATGGGCTCCAGCGTCGCCGGCTGCGCCTTGACGCCTCCATCCCCGGTCAGGCGACGTTCCTCTGACGGGAGCGGAGACTCGCGGCCTCGTGGGACGCTCTTGAGCCCACCTTTCGAGGACCGCGCTTCGGAGCACCTGTCGCCGGGGTGGACCTGGGAAGGTCCGGCGTCCCTCGCGTGTCACGTGCTCCGGTGACCATCTGCCCCGAGCAATCCGCCCGGGGCCCTTCGCGCCTCGGACTACTCCTCGAGGATGAACTTGCGCGGGTTCTGCGGGATGCCGTTGACGCGGACCTCGTAGTGCAGGTGCGGTCCGGTGGAGCGGCCCGTGTTGCCGACCGCGGCGATGAGCGCGCCGCGCTTCACCCTGTCTCCGGCCTTCACCAGCATCTTCGCCAGGTGGCCGTAGCGCGTCTTGATGCCGTAGCCGTGGTCCACGACGATGACGTTGCCGTAGCCACCCTCCAGGCCCGCGAACACCACCGTGCCGTCCGACGGCGCGTACACTTCCTTGCCGTGCGGGGCCGCGATGTCCAGGCCCGAGTGCATCACCCGGTCCGCCGTGTACGGGTCCACGCGCTGACCGAAGTCGCTCGTCACCCAACCGCGCGCCGGCCACACCGACGGCGTGGAGGCGAGCATCGACTTCTGGTCCTGGAAGTACGCCTGCAGCTCCTGGAGGCTCTGCTCCTGACGGGTGGCCTCCGCGCTCAGCTTGTCCAGCCGGCCCATCAGCAGCTTGGGCGTCTCCGTCGTCGTCAGCTGGGTGAACTGGGTGTCCGTCGTCGGCACCCGCGCCTCGGGCTCCGTGGGACCCATCGCCAGGTTGCGCTGCGGGTCCGACAGCAGCGTCATCGCGCGCAGCTTCTGGTCGAAGCGCTCCACCCGGTCCAACGTCGACCCGATGTGCTCGATGCGCTCACGCACCGACTTGAGCTGGGAGCGCAACGTCAGGTTCTCATCGCGGAGGATGCGGTTCTCCGAGGCATCCGCGGCGACCTGGAAGTAGTGGATGCTCGCGCCCGCGCCCAGTCCCACGACCAACATCAGCCCCATCCCCACCTGCATGAGGAACGAGCGCTGGATGGTGTACCGCTTCACCGGCGCGTCGTGGTCCGGGATCACCATCAACGTGAAGGACTTTTTCGCCACGGGACAGCTCCCTGCTTGCGTGGGACATCCGGCGCCAGAAGCTAAGTCGCTCCCCGGCGCTCAACACCTCCCCCCACCGCCACACCCCTCCAGCTCCGTCACCTGACGGCGTCTGTCAGGATTGGAAACGTTTGGGCAGCTACCATTCAGCTTCCAAGAGTGTCAAGGTCAACAGTGACCTGACGAGGTGTTTGCCGGCCACCACTTCGTGAGTCGCCGTCAGGCGGCGACCCGCACCAGGATGACGGTGATGTTGTCGTCGCCGCCGCGCTCGTTGGCGAAGTCGATGAGGCGCTTGGGGATGTCCTCGAAGGACTTCGCCTGGGCCACCACCTCGTGGATCTCCTTGTCCTCGAGCATGTTGGCCAACCCGTCCGAACACAGCAGGAACACGTCGTTGGGCTCGGACACGAGGCCCATGACGTCCACCTGCACCTCCTCCTCGAAGCCGACGGAGCGGGTGATGATGTTCTTGTAGCGGGAGTGCTTGGCCTCCTCCGGCGTAATCATCCCGGCCTTGATCTGCTCGTTGACCAGCGAGTGGTCCTCGGAGATCTGCTGGATGAGGTCGCCCCGGATGAGGTAGGCGCGGCTGTCTCCCACGTGCGCGAAGAAG belongs to Myxococcus fulvus and includes:
- the rlmM gene encoding 23S rRNA (cytidine(2498)-2'-O)-methyltransferase RlmM, whose protein sequence is MPAQTQPPVAGRWLWTCRAGFESHLFEELAWAGAAPRLLGDALVESERSPSPPPAFARAGYQVVASLPPGAPEVLAEAAARSIGVLPGAGPWVLQSFTPDSPRGNPLATTAEALEAAVKARLPSERLLEDGGRAKESGARLVALCVAPDGVTVVGSVFAREALSLAPGGRRRMRREVESPSRAAMKLEEALDGLAFEPGRGDVCVDLGAAPGGWTQRLVARGARVVAVDPAKLMPELASHGRVKHVQESAFAYAPEEPADWLFCDMAWRPLEVAQLLAKWGRRGWASHLVANIKLPMKDKNPVLVRVRHTLVEEGGWEGLTVRQLYHDRDEVTVTAHRLR
- the secA gene encoding preprotein translocase subunit SecA, whose amino-acid sequence is MIEWTLKKLIGTKNERELKKAREKVIRINELESRMRALKDEDFPAETARLKQEIQNGRPLDSMLFEAFALIREGSRRVIGQRHYDVQLIGGMFLHEGCIAEMRTGEGKTLTATLPSYLNALSGRGVHVVTVNDYLARRDAEWMGRVYKFMGMTTGCVLHELSDKQRQEAYRSDITYGQNNEFGFDYLRDNMKFRLQDYVQRELNYAIVDEVDSILIDEARTPLIISGPTEDSTDKYYRVDQVIPGLVPDQDFTLDEKHRSVSLTDDGIDKLQKRLGVSNLYDPGEIETLHHVEQGLRAHTLYKRDKDYVVKDGEVVIVDEFTGRQMPGRRWSDGLHQAIEAKEGVKIENENQTLATVSFQNYFRMYSKLSGMTGTADTEAEEFAKIYSLDVRVIPTNRANIRKDMGDVVYKTEREKFEAVAAQIEELHKVGQPVLVGTVSIAKSEVVSNFLKKRGVPHNVLNAKQHQREADIVAQAGRKGAVTISTNMAGRGTDILLGGNAEVLAKAAVGPPPEAPPPVAPQAPVEGAVAQPDPQAAYQQALAEWEQKLADTQVKLEAETKKEREEVMAAGGLFIIGTERHESRRVDNQLRGRAGRQGDPGGSRFFLSLEDDLMRIFGSERIQGLMERLGMEEGEVIEHIWLTRAIEGAQKRVEGHNFDIRKNLLEYDDVMNQQRRTIYKLRRQVLAAGAGLPLVEFTEDPKTRVKSRSERMVSWADFKEMVLDAVEDVIVSTVDTYAPTKSSEGWDLDSLTRTVKETFDLDMNFDNVGNRDELQDHIYRAAEKVFRSRDEEFGENFLRFLQYNYLATIDRLWKEHLLGMDHLRQGIGLRGYGQKDPKQEYKREGYQGFIQTLSSIKAQFVSQLMRVQPRSASSAEEEAVRIQRQLAQQQRKAVEGRGTAEGKLDEASVAQAARPPAAQQGPRVGRNDPCPCGSGRKYKKCHGAAEANV
- a CDS encoding diguanylate cyclase; its protein translation is MPYPLDDATATALIALHPWVLTRSPQAPVQAAVEALLQAEQARRGHPDAKTGALQVPALTQGSLLKEEYDLSTHAHHDGWRVGAVIADVKGMISHNARFGFAVGDAILRATVESLAAQYPGAKVIRLHPDAFAALLVPTSQLTVKEDLAGPTHERLVRDVRRVLPEGTPDAEVPEWTVSLLEVTVDAPSHWQVLGPLIWAELERAHVMQRSGRADGLQRRRLRLDASIPGQATFL
- a CDS encoding M23 family metallopeptidase, producing MAKKSFTLMVIPDHDAPVKRYTIQRSFLMQVGMGLMLVVGLGAGASIHYFQVAADASENRILRDENLTLRSQLKSVRERIEHIGSTLDRVERFDQKLRAMTLLSDPQRNLAMGPTEPEARVPTTDTQFTQLTTTETPKLLMGRLDKLSAEATRQEQSLQELQAYFQDQKSMLASTPSVWPARGWVTSDFGQRVDPYTADRVMHSGLDIAAPHGKEVYAPSDGTVVFAGLEGGYGNVIVVDHGYGIKTRYGHLAKMLVKAGDRVKRGALIAAVGNTGRSTGPHLHYEVRVNGIPQNPRKFILEE